The window TTCAGGAATTATGAGCTATCGCTGATGCCAATGGTGAACTACTATATGGGCTCAACCTTTAAAGAGCGGGAGCCCTTCGGGCTGCGCCCCTATTCCCTGGGGCTTAACCTGCAGCTAAGAAAAAGATTCATCCGGTAGCGCCTGAATTAAACCTGCCAGGTTTGGTGCAGCCGCTACGGCAGGAGTTTTATAATAGCGGATAGTATAGCAGGTCTGCCAGCAATTTTGAGCTGGCAGACCTGCTATTTTACAGCATATATCTCCACAATATTAGCGGCAGAATTGCCCAGCACCTCCTGGGGCAGGTTATGCAGAATTTCTTCCTCCAGCTTCCGGATCAGGCCTATCTTGGCAAACTTTCTGGAGTATACCAGGCTTACCTCCCGCACCGGATGGTTGCGGCCTATAAACCGCAGCTGCTCTCTTCTTTTTACACTTAAATCAAAAGAGGCCAGCTGGGGGATCAGGGTAATGCCGCCTTCGCGGTCTACCAGCTTGATCAGGGTATGCAGGTTGCCGCTCTCATACCTGAATTTAAGATCTTTAAACTTTAGCTGGTTCAGGCCGCAGAGATTAAAGGTCTGGTTGCGAAAACAGTTTCCTTCCTCCAGCATCCACAGGCGGTTTTCGAGCAACTCGTCCATCTCCACAGAGTTTCCTTTTTTATCCTTAATCAGCGATTCGTCCAGATAGGCATAAAACTCCTCGTAAAAAATGGGATTTTCCTGCACCGAAGGGTCGCGGGTAGGGGTTACCAGAATGCCTACATCGAGCTGGTCTTTTTTGATCTTGCCCAAAATATCATCTGTCTGGAGATCCTGAATATGCAACTGAATACCGGGGTATTTTCTGTTGAATTCTCCTATAAAAAGTGGGAGTAAAAAGGGAGACAGGGTGGGAATGATACCAATGTTCAGCTCGCCCTTAATGATCCCTTTCGAATCATGCACAATTTCCCCAATTTTATTAACCTCATGCAACACAATACGTGCCTGTTCCACTATGCGGGCACCCACATCTGTTGGCATGAGCGGCTGCCTGGAACGATCGAACAGCAGCACTCCCAGCTCTTCTTCCAGCTTTTTGAGTTGCATGCTGAGGGTAGGCTGGGTAACATGACAATGCTCTGCTGCAGCCACAAAGCTGCCATAGGTGCTAAGGGCCAATACATACTCCAGCTGAACGATACTGATATACATATATAGAGTTATATTATGAAGTTATAAAAATAATCAATTTCTTTTATAACCCCCGCTTTTCCAGGTTTGCTGAAAGTTATAACCAAAGACTATGTAAAACAAAAAACTTACCAGAGCATCAGGGTGGCCCTATGTTGAGCACGATACCACCCAATCCGCATCCGCGGCATGATGTTGGGTACTGGAGCTGAAACATTATCCTGATAACTATTTTGCTGATGTAGAACAGGCAGCATTTGCACCTGCCCATGTAGTAGATGGCATTGGTTATTCACCAGGTAAGATGCTGCAGGGCCGCCTGCTCTGTTACCGACATCGAAATATGATGAGTGGCATGCATGGCCGGCAGGCAACAGTAAAGGTTTAGTTATGATAACCCATATATTCTGCAGTAAAGGGGAGTGTAAGCTCCCTTTTCTATTTATGGGTTTTGAAAAATTTTAAGAAAGAGGGCCTTTTTCTTAAAATTGATGTGTTAAAAGTCTTTTACGCCTGTAAACTTTTATATTCATGCCAAACTAACTGACATGAAGAATAGAAAAGTATTTTTTTGGTCTATCACCGTGGCCCTGGGCGGGTTTTTGTTTGGGTTCGATACAGCTGTTATCTCCGGGGCCGAGCAGGCCATTCAGGCGGTATGGCAGCTTAGTGAAGTGGGACACGGGTTTACGGTAGCCATTGCATTATATGGTACAGTGCTGGGGGCACTGCTGGGAGGTATTCCCTCAGATGCCATTGGTCGTAAGAACACCTTGTTCTGGATTGGGGTGCTTTACCTGGTTTCTGCGCTTGGATCGGCCCTTGCTACAGAATGGTACCTTTTTCTGTTTTTCAGGTTTATAGGGGGCGTAGGGGTAGGCGCTTCCTCTATTGCTGCTCCTATTTACATCAGTGAAATATCACCGGCTAAAGACCGTGGTAAAATGGTAGCCATGTTCCAGTTCAATATCGTGCTGGGGATTCTGATTGCCTATTTGTCTAATTACCTGTTGCAGGGGGCAGGTGAAGGGGCCTGGCGATGGATGCTGGGTGTGGAAACAATACCAGCCCTTATTTTTGTACTGCTGGTGCTGCTAGTACCTAAAAGCCCCCGCTGGCTGGTGGTGAAGAAAGGTGCCATCGAGGAGGCCCGTAAGGTGCTCCACCAGTTAAATCCCATCAATGCAGATAAAGAGCTACAGGCAATTATCAATTCTAAAGAAACAGACCTGCGGCAGAACGATAAAAGCCACCTGTTTTCCAAAAAGTATAACTTCCCGGTAATACTGGCCGTTTTGTTTGCCTTTTTCAACCAGGTATCGGGCATTAATGCCATTATCTATTATGCACCCCGCATTTTTGAAATGGCCGGGCTGGGAAGGGACTCAGCGCTGCTCTCCACAGCAGGCATAGGTCTGATCAATTTAATTTTTACACTCCTTGCCATGAACATCATTGATCGCTTTGGCAGGCGGAAGCTGATGCTGGTGGGTTCCTTTGGTCTGATCTTTACACTGGCCATGGTGGCCAGGTTTTTTTACGCGCAGCTTGAGGATAGCAGCCAGGTTGCAGATGGCACCACGGTAGCTGTTTATCTTTTTATTTACATCGCTTTTTTTGCTTTCTCCCAGGGCGCTGTTATCTGGGTATTTATTTCGGAGATATTCCCAAACAAAGTAAGGGCCTCGGGCATGGCACTGGGCAGCTTTACACACTGGATAATGGCTGCTGTTATTGCCAATATTTTTCCTTATATAACCGCTACCCTGGGTGGTGGTAACACCTTTATGATTTTTACAATCATGATGGTACTGCAACTACTGTTTGTCTGGTTCGTTATGCCAGAAACGAAAGGAGTGTCGCTGGAGGAGCTGGGGCAGAAAACCAAAGCAACAAAGGTGTAAGCAGTGCTGTTGCTCTATCAGCAGTAGCAGATTTTTTTATTATGTAATAGCTGAGCCTATGAAAGTATTATCATTTGGCGAGATCCTGTTTGATATTATCGAAGGAGAGCCTTATCTGGGTGGTGCCCCTTTGAATTTTGCGGGCCATCTGGCACAGTTTGGGGTAAAATCTTATATACTTTCTGCTGTAGGTCATGATGCTTTGGGCACTGAAGCCCTGCGGCAGATTGTGGAGCTGGGGGTAAATACTGAGTTTATCCAGATCAAAGAAAACTACTCCACCGGTACTGTGCCGGTAGTATTTCAGAACGGGCAGCCTCATTATACCATTGTAGAGGAGGTTGCTTATGATTTTATTGAAATTCAGGGTGTGGATACAGCCTTGGCTACTACAGGTTTTGATGTACTCTATTTCGGCACCCTCGCCCAGCGCAGCGAGGCCTCCCGCAATACGTTAAAACAGCTACTGGCAAATAAAAGCTATACGCAGATATTTTACGATATAAACCTGCGCAGGAACAGCTACACCAAAGAAATCATAACAGAATCGTTGCAGCACTGCAGCATGCTAAAGCTGAACGATGAAGAAGTAGAGATTCTTTCCCGCATGTTCTTTCAGGAGCTGCTTCGTATGGAAGACTTTTGTACCAGAATAAGCCTTGAATACAACCTGGAGGTAATTGTGATTACAGCAGGGGCAAAAGGCTGCTATATTTTTGAGGGCCATGAGCTGTACTTTGTAAATGGCTATCCGGCTAAGGTGGTAGATACCGTTGGCGCCGGCGATTCTTTCAGCGCTGCCTTTGTGTATCACTATCTGAAAAACGGAGATGCCCTGGTAGCTGCCGATATAGCCAACCGGCTGGGGGCTTTTGTGGCATCCTCCAGAGGCCCTTTGCCTGTTTATACAGCAGAGATCAGAAAGGTGCTGGGCGTATAGCAGGAATCATTCAGGCTGCTGGCAGAACTGAATGCATAAAAATTACTTTTTTAAGGAGCGGATTACCCTGCAGGGATTCCCGGCAGCAAATACATCATCAGGTATTGGTTTGGTTACCACAGAACCGGCTCCAATCACTGACCTGCTGCCGATGGTAACACCCGGGCAGACCACGCAGCTCCCGCCTATCCAAACATCAGAGCCAATGGTAATGGGTTTGGCAAATTCAAGCCAGCTGGCCCGCTCCTCCCAGTCCAGGGGATGGGTAGCGGTATAGATCTGCACATTTGGCCCAAATAGCACGTTACTGCCTATGGTAACTGGCATTACATCCAGCACCACACAGTTAAAATTGAAAAACACTTTATCACCTACGGTGATGTTGCTGCCATAATCGCAGTAAAAAGGTGGCTCGATCCATAAGCCTTCTCCTGCCTTACCAATCAAATCTTTCAGGATGCTTAACCGAAGTTCTGTTTCATCATCCCGGGAGTCGTTCAGCTGTTTGAACAACAGCCTGGCCCTGCGGCGCTCTTCAGAAAGCTGGGGGTCGAGCGCATTGTAAAGTTCGCCCCTGAGCATTTTTTCCTTTTCTGATTTCATATAAAAAGGATTAAAAAGTTTGTCTAGACCAGCCCTTAGGCATTGAAGGTTTAAGCTACAATACTTCCTGTTTTTATGAAAACATCATGAGAAACTAATATACAAAGCTGGTCTAGATCCAGCTGCAGGAAAAGCCTGGCCAGGGGTTTGGGAGAAAACTTGAATGGGTAGATTTGATGAAACAGATTTGTTTCGTTAATTGAAGCCTGTGTTTTAAATATTTCTGCTTTTCTTTCAAGCTGTTCTATAGATCCACTCAACCAATTAGCGATACAAAGCAGTACGTTTATATGATTAAATCCAATGCGCAGCAGAAGTTGCAAAACTTTTTTATGCTCGGTCTGCTGGTGGCAGGCTGGGCCTGCTCCGGCTCTCCCCAGCAAGAGGAGGGTGAGCAAACACAGCCTATAACAATAAATAATATGAAAGTTGAGAAACAAGATTTCGGTACTACTAAAGAAGGAACTCCCGTAGATTTGTATGTGCTGACCAACAGCAGGGGTGTCATCGCTAAAATTACCAACTATGGCGGCATTATCACTTCACTGATCTTACCAGACAAAAACGGTAAGATGGAAGATGTAGTCCTGGGCTTTGATTCTTTATCGGGCTACCTGCAGGAGGATGTGCCTTACTTTGGTGCCATTATAGGCCGCTATGGTAACCGTATTGCAAAGGGAAAATTTTCACTGGATGGGCAGGAGTATACGCTTGCCAGAAATAACGGACCAAACACACTGCATGGAGGTGCGCAGGGTTTTGACAAACGGGTATGGCAGGCAGAGGAAGTACGTAACGATCAGGGCGTGGGCGTAAAGATGCGCTATGTGAGTCCTGATGGAGAAGAGGGCTATCCCGGCACACTTACTTCAGATGTGGTATATACTTTAACAGACGATAATGAGCTGATTATTGAATACACCGCCACTACCGATAAACCAACAGTTGTAAACCTGACCAACCACTCTTATTTTAACTTTACCGGCAATACAAAAAGAGATATTCTGGACCACCAGGTTATGATCAGCGCCGATAAATTTGTTCCTGTGGATGGTGATCTGATTCCCACCGGACAACTTCAGGATGTGGCGGGTACACCCATGGACTTTTCAAAACCAATACCTGTTGGGCAGAACATTAACTCTGACCATGAGCAGATCAGGCTGGGAGGAGGCTACGACCATACCTGGGTGCTGGGTGAACCAGGTGAAATGAAGCTTGCTGCTACAGTTTATGAGCCTACCACCGGACGCTACATGGAGGTGCATACCACAGAGCCAGGTGTACAGTTTTACACCGGCAACTTTCTGAAGGGACAATTAGTTGGTAAAGGTGATGTGGCCTACCAGTACCGCTACGGTCTGTGCCTTGAAACACAACATTTTCCAGATTCACCTAACCAGCCCGATTTCCCATCGGTAGAGCTGCGCCCCGGAGAAACCTACACCACTAAAACCGTGCATAAGTTTGCAGTAAAGTAGCTTGTATAGAGCTGACTAAGCGGTACAGAATCCTTACCTCTTTGCCAGATGCAGTACTATTTACCAAAATAAATCATGAAAGGAACATTTGCCACACTACTGCTGCTGTGCTGTAGTTTACCACTGATGGCTCAGCCATTTAAACCAGTGAATAAAAGTGCTTCTTCGGAGGCGCAAAGGCTTCTGCAGTACCTCTACCAGGTAGATGACACCCATATCCTCTCCGGTCAGCACAGCTACAGTAATGACCTGAACAGGTACTATAACCGGGCACAGGAAATTGCTGGGAAATATCCTGCAATATGGGGCACTGATTTTATTTGGCATGGCGAGAAAGATCCCGGGCAGGATGTTGTGGCAGAAGCCATCCGCAAGCACAAAGAGGGTGCTATCATTACCCTAATGTGGCATGCAGGGCGTCCTACAGATAAGCCGCCTTTTGGGTGGAAGGAAAGTATACAGGCAGAGCTAACCGACCAGGAATGGAAGGATCTGACCACGCCTGGCACTGCACTTTATAAAACCTGGGAGAAGCAGGCCGATCAGGTAGCAACTTACCTGAAACAGCTGCAGGATGCGCAGGTGCCGGTACTTTGGCGACCTTACCACGAAATGAATGGTGTATGGTTCTGGTGGGGCGATAAAAAAGGCCCAGACGGGTTTGTGAAACTCTGGAAAATGATGTACGACCGCTACGTAAATCACCATAAGCTGAACAACCTGATTTGGGTGTGGAACGCCAATGCGCCCCGCGATATTCCTAAAGATGAGGCCTATAGTTATATCGATTTCTACCCTGGTTCCGAGTACGTAGATGTGCTGGCTACAGACGTTTACCACTCTGACTACGAGCAGAAAGATTATCAGGAGTTGCTTGATGTAGCCGGGGGGAAGGTTATAGCGCTTGGTGAAGTAGGCACCCTGCCAAATCGCCACATACTGGAGGCCCAACCCAAGTGGGCCTGGTTTATGGTATGGTCAAACTGGCTGGAAACCCATAATAAACCAGAACAGGTAAAAGAAGTATATGAATTACCTATGACCCTTACCAGGGATGAAATTGATTTGAAAAAGTAAAGCTGTTTTATACAAAATAAAGAGGATCCACAGAGGATCCTCTTTTATCATTACAAGTCCTGTTTCTTATGCAAAAGATAAGATTAGTATTCTTCACTAAAGACTAATACATAACCGCTTTGCCAGCTCCTGATTCATTGCCCTGATAGTCTACTGCTTTCACAAGATATGTATTTTTTCTTCCGGGCTTAGCGTGCTTTACCGCAAAGCTGGTGAGCGGGGTAAAGCCAATTTTTTTATCGTTCTGGTAAATGTTGTATCCCAGTAGTTTTCTGTCGTCGCGTGCTTTT of the Flammeovirgaceae bacterium 311 genome contains:
- a CDS encoding maltose O-acetyltransferase (COG0110 Acetyltransferase (isoleucine patch superfamily)), which produces MKSEKEKMLRGELYNALDPQLSEERRRARLLFKQLNDSRDDETELRLSILKDLIGKAGEGLWIEPPFYCDYGSNITVGDKVFFNFNCVVLDVMPVTIGSNVLFGPNVQIYTATHPLDWEERASWLEFAKPITIGSDVWIGGSCVVCPGVTIGSRSVIGAGSVVTKPIPDDVFAAGNPCRVIRSLKK
- a CDS encoding glycosyl hydrolase family 26 (COG4124 Beta-mannanase); amino-acid sequence: MKGTFATLLLLCCSLPLMAQPFKPVNKSASSEAQRLLQYLYQVDDTHILSGQHSYSNDLNRYYNRAQEIAGKYPAIWGTDFIWHGEKDPGQDVVAEAIRKHKEGAIITLMWHAGRPTDKPPFGWKESIQAELTDQEWKDLTTPGTALYKTWEKQADQVATYLKQLQDAQVPVLWRPYHEMNGVWFWWGDKKGPDGFVKLWKMMYDRYVNHHKLNNLIWVWNANAPRDIPKDEAYSYIDFYPGSEYVDVLATDVYHSDYEQKDYQELLDVAGGKVIALGEVGTLPNRHILEAQPKWAWFMVWSNWLETHNKPEQVKEVYELPMTLTRDEIDLKK
- a CDS encoding PfkB domain-containing protein (COG0524 Sugar kinases, ribokinase family) codes for the protein MKVLSFGEILFDIIEGEPYLGGAPLNFAGHLAQFGVKSYILSAVGHDALGTEALRQIVELGVNTEFIQIKENYSTGTVPVVFQNGQPHYTIVEEVAYDFIEIQGVDTALATTGFDVLYFGTLAQRSEASRNTLKQLLANKSYTQIFYDINLRRNSYTKEIITESLQHCSMLKLNDEEVEILSRMFFQELLRMEDFCTRISLEYNLEVIVITAGAKGCYIFEGHELYFVNGYPAKVVDTVGAGDSFSAAFVYHYLKNGDALVAADIANRLGAFVASSRGPLPVYTAEIRKVLGV
- a CDS encoding transcriptional regulator, LysR family protein (COG0583 Transcriptional regulator), with product MYISIVQLEYVLALSTYGSFVAAAEHCHVTQPTLSMQLKKLEEELGVLLFDRSRQPLMPTDVGARIVEQARIVLHEVNKIGEIVHDSKGIIKGELNIGIIPTLSPFLLPLFIGEFNRKYPGIQLHIQDLQTDDILGKIKKDQLDVGILVTPTRDPSVQENPIFYEEFYAYLDESLIKDKKGNSVEMDELLENRLWMLEEGNCFRNQTFNLCGLNQLKFKDLKFRYESGNLHTLIKLVDREGGITLIPQLASFDLSVKRREQLRFIGRNHPVREVSLVYSRKFAKIGLIRKLEEEILHNLPQEVLGNSAANIVEIYAVK
- a CDS encoding aldose 1-epimerase (COG2017 Galactose mutarotase and related enzymes); the encoded protein is MIKSNAQQKLQNFFMLGLLVAGWACSGSPQQEEGEQTQPITINNMKVEKQDFGTTKEGTPVDLYVLTNSRGVIAKITNYGGIITSLILPDKNGKMEDVVLGFDSLSGYLQEDVPYFGAIIGRYGNRIAKGKFSLDGQEYTLARNNGPNTLHGGAQGFDKRVWQAEEVRNDQGVGVKMRYVSPDGEEGYPGTLTSDVVYTLTDDNELIIEYTATTDKPTVVNLTNHSYFNFTGNTKRDILDHQVMISADKFVPVDGDLIPTGQLQDVAGTPMDFSKPIPVGQNINSDHEQIRLGGGYDHTWVLGEPGEMKLAATVYEPTTGRYMEVHTTEPGVQFYTGNFLKGQLVGKGDVAYQYRYGLCLETQHFPDSPNQPDFPSVELRPGETYTTKTVHKFAVK
- a CDS encoding sugar transporter (COG0477 Permeases of the major facilitator superfamily); this translates as MKNRKVFFWSITVALGGFLFGFDTAVISGAEQAIQAVWQLSEVGHGFTVAIALYGTVLGALLGGIPSDAIGRKNTLFWIGVLYLVSALGSALATEWYLFLFFRFIGGVGVGASSIAAPIYISEISPAKDRGKMVAMFQFNIVLGILIAYLSNYLLQGAGEGAWRWMLGVETIPALIFVLLVLLVPKSPRWLVVKKGAIEEARKVLHQLNPINADKELQAIINSKETDLRQNDKSHLFSKKYNFPVILAVLFAFFNQVSGINAIIYYAPRIFEMAGLGRDSALLSTAGIGLINLIFTLLAMNIIDRFGRRKLMLVGSFGLIFTLAMVARFFYAQLEDSSQVADGTTVAVYLFIYIAFFAFSQGAVIWVFISEIFPNKVRASGMALGSFTHWIMAAVIANIFPYITATLGGGNTFMIFTIMMVLQLLFVWFVMPETKGVSLEELGQKTKATKV